The Hypanus sabinus isolate sHypSab1 unplaced genomic scaffold, sHypSab1.hap1 scaffold_47, whole genome shotgun sequence genomic interval tctaatgGTAATTCAGCGGAGCTTTCAAATAAAGGCCTTTTACAATGAACAGATTTTGCAAATTTGTCATAAATTCATCCGGAATTCATcctggtcatccggaaattgcaaAATTGGTGGAAGATTGTTTGCCCCATactgttcaggtaggtagcaatacaaacgttcaatgctgctggagtgattgttacattggttgaattatgttccaaactatcacagacactcgactgtcactaGGACAGAGATGGCTTCAGGAATTTCTGGTTTTACATGTttaaaaatggacagggtcgggtaacagattgtaaagggagtgcgatgggaaaccagggatagtgtcacagctgcagaaagggaggacaacgtggtgCGTTCGTTTTTTAATAGACTGGGAGACGAACACTGTTTCTATTCTCCCTTTTGAAATGGGCGCGATCTCGCCagttggagtattctgtacagccgcCCACAAGATTAACAAAAACAAACGCAACGGGAtcagtgaggaaccgatcggaGAGTGGAACTTGGACATGAGCCATGTTATTGGCACGGGCAACTGCAACTTCCCTAATAGTTTTTGGCACCTATCCAGGGTAAAATGTTTAGCAAAGGCATAAACTCTcagttgtgttcaggaaggattcatgtcTCTATAAGAAGAAATGCTGACTGGCGAACTTTCCATACCAGATctgatattagaaaaggaaacgggtcGTGACAGATCTTTCCGCGGGTCCGCATTTCAGAACAACAGGGAGAACTTCCCGATATTTACCTTGCACAGTtaggaccagggagcatgggTTCTATTTAATTGGGGGTCAGCGATTTGTGGTGCTGCCTGGCAGGAGCTTAGGAACGTAAattgggaaatgatgcactcgGGTTATTGCGCGACAGATATGAGaggattgtttagggagcactgacacggggttcagtataggcttggcccactgacgcagggaaaggatgacagtGTAAAGTAACCCTGGGAGAGAAGAAATTTGGAACAacacgtcaagaggaagaaagaacgatactaacagaaaaggaagaaaggatcaggtaaTGCTACAGcgagtcacaatgtagacagaaaggaatttaacaatggacttaaaAGACATAGAGGGGATTTGAGAAATCCTTgacgagttgcactgtgaagaacaggaggagactggagagagtgtgggcagatcagaggtaaaagaggaaaacttgtgtctggagtccaaagaggcggtgaagctcctcactgaatacattgatcaatgcGAACACAACGTATAAAGGCAGATATGCCAGAACATGCCGAcgctaagaaagaggatgcgctgtaaacttggaaaacattacgatagatgattccccgataccggaagtgatatagtccaggtaattttggaaggCAAGAAAAAATATTGCTGcgcttttggacaggatatttgtgccttcgctggccacggaagtagaactagatgattggagggtggaaaATGTTGTTCAtctgttgacgaaagataataggggTAGTttttggaattatagaccagggagtcttacatcGGTTGTGGGTAATCTACTGGAGAGGATTATTGAAGGAGGaacttatgagtatttggagagatgTAGTCTGGCTGCGGAGAGACAACATGGCATGTTGTCATTAATgagtcagattgaattatttgaaagtgaaaataaaactaacGGATGAACCAGGacagtcgatgtgggtgcattaattatggtcaggtgtttgatcagttccccatagtagactcattcagaaagtcaggaggcatgggatcgagggAAACCTGGCTACGTTGATTCAGtattggcttcctaacagaaggcagatgatgtggtggacagagtgaattctggctggaagacagaGCGCAGCCGTGTTCCTCATGCAGAGTCGAAATTCTGCTGCAGTTTACAACTCTATTGCGTGTCTGCAGTTACCAGTGCTCTCAGAAACAGGGCTGaggaaataatcgatttaatctgatcacACCGTAGCACCtggataattaatggaattagggctgaAGATGCCAGCAAATCGCTGAGTGATTGACTGCACCAGCGCGATTtctaaactgacctgtcatttacatattacagggcaaatgctacaatgacttcaaagcatcttttccaatggagccctacaactagaaaccagcatttcaaagtgcTCAGCAGCAGCTTCTGGTGCTTATTAAAAGAACCAGCCGTCCAAAATGGCAATCCGAATTCacaattcaagtacacaccaacTTATCCaaatgccaatttacctctgaatcgtggttttatcataTCGGGTGTAGAAATGCTCCTTTTAAcactgaatccacatggccgatgtggaatccgtgtctccctctgaaatcaataataaatgaaacacacaaaactacacaaactaaaaacgcagcgaaggcaaagcaaTAATCAGGCTCACACTtgtctccctttaaacccatcgcaggcaattggggAATACAGAATAACCATCCAAATTACTTCAGTgttgcaaggacagagggatcgaacagtatcaacgactttctagatcGGTCGGTGCTGTGTGACGCTGAAGCTCTAacccagatacacagtcagacagccataggaaaccacagcacagaaacagggtctccagcccgtcaggtcagtgaggaattatttaaattgcctactgccatcgacctcacccggaccgtggccatccatatccctctcatccatgtacctctccaaacatctcttaaagattggcatcggaatctcaattaccatttgtgttggcagctctgtctacactctgaccaccctcaggcagaagaatttccccctcatgtttcccttaaacatgtCACATTTCACACTTCACCCATGATCGTCAGTTGTATTCTCGCCCGATATCAGTGGAGAAAACCCGCTTgtatttacactctctatacgcctcataatgttgtatacctctatcaaatctcccctcagtcttctacccgccCGGGAATAAACTGCTAACACgtgtaatctttccttttaattaaaaacattcagTCCGTCCCAGCATTAGCCGTGTAAttttttctgcattattttaatCATATTTTAATCTTTCTTGCACAcactattccaaattaggccccaataaagccttaaacagcagcaaaatatcgtcccaactcctgtactcagtactttggtctaTGACGGCCAATGTCCGAAAAGTTTCTTTTACGACCTTGTGTAACAGTGCCGCAACTTTcgttgaattatggacctgcattcccagattcgtttgctctgtcgtactcctcagtgccctatttctcattgagTCAGACCCACCCTGGCTGGTCCGCCCAAAGAGCAACGTCTAACATTTGTCTGATctaaatcccatctgccatttttcaggccATTTGTCCATTGGTCCAGATCCCGCCTCATGCTCCGGGAGTATTCCTCGCTGTCAACTACATCCGTAatgttggtgtcatcggcaaatttgctgatccagttaacgacatTATTATCGAGATCGTGGATATAGATTACAAGTAACAACGGACACAGCAACGATTCCTGCGGATCTCCTCTCTCCAttagcctccaatcagagagacaaccatccattaccacactctagtttccccaacatagccaatggctaatccaatttactacttcatcgtgaaagccaagcgactgaaccgtcCCGACCATCCTTCCGTGTAAATCttgcaaattccttgctgaagtccctgcagacgcatccactgccttgctgtcAACACCATTCCTGGTTACTACGTCctaaagctctgtgagattggttagacatgacctactacgcactggcccatactgactatcgttaatgttcctgtttgtccagatacttcccttcataccccatgaccagcaTAGTCtcaacaccgaggacaattcatcattacataatacttggcaagtcccttccaagcaaagctatcgcgatcatccagcggtcggtacTAATATATATATggtctattgttttttttttattctcctgcactttattatccaacgcattgagagtagtctggaaaagcaaggtgtaattaattaataattaatttaaataattttaaataattaatcgactTACTTAACTATAGCAAGATACGGTACTCTCGATCAAACAAAACACTACTTAACAGTATCCACGTAATCtcgtaatataaaaccagataaaccaaacagattagcagagtttatgcatatgtaagcgtgtaaatataaaacctcaaacatcttcagcttaggtggtaaatgatacagtcttacgatggtataggaatgacgtcagttcaTTTCGCGATATTAAgagtagaattgaggagagagagagagagaggtgatttgttttccaagtaagctgaTGTCGTTGATCGTTCAGTTGCAttccgaagtcctgttaaagttTTGTGATCACACAAAAGAGTACCGCCTTCACGCAGTAAAGTTATCAAAGGTTAAACGCACCGATAACATTCCACCGGCCACCCCTTTCCGACACTGCGATCAAAACCCACCCTTTCCTGGGCACTGAACGTTCATCCAGTGTCTATTTCCTCTGTATTTCTGTTCGTGTCTTCCGTGTGTCTGTGAGAAAAGTGTGAAAAGCAGGCTGACCTTGAatatatcccaaacatgctgaacgccAGCTGCCCATTATATAGCCCCGCCCTTACGTAACCATGGCGACTCACGAGCTGCtccgtgctctctctctctctctctctctctctctctctctctctctctgaatcgaTGTACACcaactctctctctttttaaaggcacagtccatattGAATACACCTCAGCATCTCGTCACAGCTTTTACAGACAGCGAGGGGTGTCAGCACACTTCTCCACTGATGTGGAAATGCAATTTACTTGTAGTACCAAACTGGCATTTCtgtctgtaacaaaatgaaacccGTCTTGTGTCGGAGTGTTTTGCTAATAATGTTCGTGCAACATTATGCTGAGTGATCCTGAGTACCTGACTGCAGACCGCAGTCCCTacactatgatggcagaatatggcattaaaggcaaaacttttggcagtgcggaggatcagagggatctggttCCGAGTCCACAGAACacacaaagctgctacacaggttgactctgtggttaagttgGCATATAGTGCATTAGCCTTcaccaattgtgggattgagtataAGAGCTGAGTGGCaatgttgcatctatataggaccctggtccgatcccacttggagtactgtgctcagttatagttgcctcactacaggaaggacatggaaaccatagaaagggtgcagaggagatttacaaggatgttgtctgaattggggagcatgccttatgagaataggttgagtgaactcggccttttctcggaGCGATGGTGGATGAGAGGTCGCCTGACAGAGGCCTTGatagtgtggacagtcagagacttccccagggctgaaatggctagaatgagagggcatagtttaaggtgcttggaagtaagtacagaggatatgtcaggggtaagtttttttttacacagagagaggtgagtgcgtggaatgagctgccggcggcggtgcTGGAGGCGGAAAAGATACGgttttttaagagtctcctggatggtCACATGCTTTGAaaaagagggctgtgggtaaagcctaggtagttctaaggtagggacatgttcggcacagctctgaGGGCCGAGAggcccatattgtgctgtaggttttctatgtttctactcagAAGACGGCCACTGGGTTTGCcccaccttcctttaatttgctcttactaatcaatcccaaatgccgatTGGCCGCTAGTTGATTGGTCACCGATTGCTCTATTGCCACTCGGACAGTGAGCCTTATTGAAGTTCCCTCCTCTCCAGATTTCCGATGTCCAGGTTGGCCACTAGTGAAAGCTaccggacttacctctcagtgatgaccgTGTCAACACAAGCAACATGACACTGGCAACCGAGTACATTGTCTTAGACATGACACCTGCCAAATCTAATGCCACTCCCCTTCGCACTACATATGGACTGCCGTCTATGtatgcatattgatctgttgtccccACATGTTCATTgatctctttccctctctgcaaTGTAAATACTCCAGTTCAAGCCATCTCCtgcgtgtgtgcttttatttgatatgtagttaCACAGACACAATGCAAGCTGACATTTGAGTACAGAAGTGATGACCATAAGTTTCTCCATTCCTCCAACCCTGAGACAATTTCAGATCTAGATTCTTTGTTGTTCTCACAGTTCCAGTCCAAGAAATACATTTGTCTCTTTCACATTTTGCAAGTGTCATGTAAGAAACGGCAAGAAGAAAATACACAGAAATAACTGTTACTAAAAATTTTATTGGTGGCTTATTATACAAATGCCCCAAGTGAACATGCTGTACCTATGTGCACGCAATGCAACAAGGACTGCTCACTTGGAATAACTTTACAATTGACTTAAATTGTGGTGCTCCTGGCAATATTGTAATGTCATTATGGGTGCATTAATAATTAGGCTGAGTGATGACACCTAACAGCTTTTCAAATATTTGTAGAATGTAGAAAGGCACCAACTCTATGAATTAATGTATACTCCTATAGAATTTAGGAATTAAACCTCTTACATTGCATAAACAACTGATTAACACATGTGCACAAACTGCATTACATTCCAACAGTTGCTACATCCTCTCATGACTCATGTGGTCCTCTCCGTGGATGCAGACTTCTGGGGAGAACGAACACATTTCAGATTAGCATCATGCACCGCATCCCACATCAGTAGCAGTTCGAAAGGCCGAAAACGGTGCACTAGCAGCAACTCACGGTAATAGCAAGGATTGAAGGATTCATCTTGGGTTGAAGGAACCCTGACTCCAGCTGTCCTAAATCCGCTATGGGAGTGTGGGGCTAGTCCAGCCTTGGCCAGACACATCCCCAaaaatacatcatcaatggggtatAGTTCAAGGTCTTGGGCTATGTGGAAAATGATGTGAGCTGTATACACAGACATAAGTATGCCCGCTCCACCAATGTATGGTGGGTACGACTTAATGGTGGTCACTATTTCTGGCACATAATACTTGCTCGACATCTGGCGTTTGGGTCCAAACCCATAAATGAGACGGCccacaaacaggtgttggtgaaCCTTCATGTCTAGCAAGTAATCAACCATGTTATCGGTATTGGCAAATACATCATCATCTCCATTGAAGATGAATTTAGCACTGGGGCAAAATTCACTGACCCACTGCAGCAACTTGTATTGTTTGAGGGTGAGGTTGAAAAAGGTATCCAAGAAATCCCATTGTAGGAtatctctgtgttctctgttttccATGGCTAACAGCTGATTCAATTTCCTACTTTCTTTTTGGTCAGGAGAGACACCAGAAATAAAGACTCTCTTAATTAGGACCCCATTGAATTCGCGTTCTCTGCCCCAGGTCTTCCTTATCATTTCCCGCCGATCCTGGTTTAAAGGGTGAGATTTGATGACCAGGAGCAGGAAGACATTCTGAGATTCTTCTCGACCACCACATTTGTCTGGAACATTTTGAATCATGTCAAATTCTCGACAGTGTTTATACATCAAGAAGTTTTTTATGTGCTCTTTCTCTTGATGAAATGAGGACAGGTGCAGCAATGTCCTGTTCGCGTGGCACTTTGGCTTGAGCACTGATTCAGTTGCATCACCGGTAACAACCTTGGGCAGGTCATTGCGATGAACAGTTTCTGCAACATCAATCTCTCGACGTTGGTCATTATCCCAGAACACGAATAACAATCGCAGAGTAATAACAACACCCAGCACTACTTTCTCATAGAATCGCCAATGTCCGCTCATCTTTCACCTGAAGTAGAGAAAAATATGGATTAATTCAAAGTACTTTACATTTACATGATGctttagaagaatgggaagttTAAACTATAATGAGGTTCACTAATGCTTTGTAATATTGACCCCAAAATGGTGGTGAGGTAAGGAATAGGCAGAGCCCTACACGCTGCTGAAAGTTTAATTGACCTGAAGCATTCCATCCCAGCAGAAAAACAAATCTACCTATCGGATACCATCTCTGTCATTAAAATGAAAATCGCATAGTTTATTTCTGGGCCTTAAAGGTATATGATTCCAAAGGGTTTATTGCACCTCGCTTCACAGCTCTCGTCACTCCTCTCAGGGCTTAAACTGAGCTGGGCAAGACATAGAGCAATATAAAACAATGCAGGgattttggcccatgatgttgcaccGAACTTTTAATCTGCTCAAAGATCAATTGATCCTTACTCTCTCAAATAGCTGTccatttctttcatccatgtgtctatctaaaagcctcttaaatctcACTGATTCATCTGCCCTTTTCACTACCCAGGCTGCGCATTCCATACAACCAccattttctttttgttaaaaaaaaatacttctgACAAACCCCTATACAtttctctaatcaccttaacattatgccccctcatattagtcatttccaccctgggaaaatgttgttgcctctccattctatctatgcctcttaccagcttatacgcctctatcaaatcacctctccccaattccccacccccacctttattCTGAAGAGTAAGTTCCCAGCTCGCTCACCATTCAGATTGAGTTCACAGGTTACTGATACTATGGAAGATGATGTATTATTGACCATTGATTAGTAACTGAATATAAGGCAGTGCAGGGAAGGTAACGTGTTAGCATAGCTACTGCAAACATCTGATTTTCATTGTATTTTAACTCACAGCAGAATAGGGCAGATAGTTAGCATGATCCACAATGTGTATGTGTAAACCCTTGGATGCCAGGAGCCCTGAAAAGACACCAGTGACTGATAGCAGAACGATGTGTACAAGTAAAAGTATTTGCACTGGGATGCAACTTGTGTCACTTTAGAATTAAGGAATACTAGAGTAATGCAGGctaaacaggccattcggctcaaATGGTCCATAccaaccacagcatcctccctgctagtcgCACATGTCTAGTTTGGTCCATAACTCTCCAAGCCTCTCCCTTCCATGTACATGTCCAAATGCCGGTTAAATGATGCAGTTGAACccacttcaaccacttcctctggtaactTCTTCCGGGTACTCACTGTCCTTAGTGTACAGAGGTTGTTCCCAAGGTCTCTTTTCAATTattcccctcctctcctctctctgtgactTTTCATTTCATGCTCTCCAACTCTCCAATAATGACGATCTACCTTATCAATACCCCCTTATGATTTTAAACttctgaggtcacctctcattctccaaggaataaaggtcCAGCATGGCCAGCCTCACTGTAACCCAGACCCTCTAGTCCAGAAAGCATCCtcgtaaatttcttctgcaccctctccaacttgACAGCgtccttcctataacagggtaagCAAAAttgtagataatattccaaaagtGGTCTCACAACAAATTATATTACTGCAAATAATCACCCGCTCCTACACTCTGCACCATAGctgataaaggcaagcatgctaaaCGCGTTTTTTTTCTCACAATCCTGCCTTTTAGTGAACTATGCACGTGTCAGTGCCTTGCCATTCACTGTACAAGTCCTACTTCATCTGAATGTCCATCAcctcacatataaccatataacaattacagcacg includes:
- the LOC132389075 gene encoding N-acetyllactosaminide beta-1,3-N-acetylglucosaminyltransferase 3-like produces the protein MSGHWRFYEKVVLGVVITLRLLFVFWDNDQRREIDVAETVHRNDLPKVVTGDATESVLKPKCHANRTLLHLSSFHQEKEHIKNFLMYKHCREFDMIQNVPDKCGGREESQNVFLLLVIKSHPLNQDRREMIRKTWGREREFNGVLIKRVFISGVSPDQKESRKLNQLLAMENREHRDILQWDFLDTFFNLTLKQYKLLQWVSEFCPSAKFIFNGDDDVFANTDNMVDYLLDMKVHQHLFVGRLIYGFGPKRQMSSKYYVPEIVTTIKSYPPYIGGAGILMSVYTAHIIFHIAQDLELYPIDDVFLGMCLAKAGLAPHSHSGFRTAGVRVPSTQDESFNPCYYRELLLVHRFRPFELLLMWDAVHDANLKCVRSPQKSASTERTT